The Hymenobacter psoromatis genome contains a region encoding:
- a CDS encoding transposase, whose product MVQRQSGLSAGATRISCRGNVRLHTTLYLPAVSSLRFNSQQIAFHARLRARQPSGKPCVIAVMRKLLLLRYSHWKNDCAYDPHYHPAHCLEKEVAPTS is encoded by the coding sequence ATGGTGCAGCGCCAAAGCGGCCTCTCGGCTGGGGCCACGCGCATATCCTGCCGCGGTAATGTACGCTTGCATACCACCCTCTACTTGCCCGCCGTCAGCAGCCTACGCTTTAATTCGCAGCAAATCGCCTTTCACGCCCGGCTACGGGCGCGCCAGCCTAGTGGCAAGCCCTGTGTCATTGCCGTCATGCGTAAACTACTGTTACTCCGCTACTCACACTGGAAGAACGACTGTGCCTATGACCCGCATTATCATCCGGCCCATTGCTTAGAAAAAGAAGTAGCCCCGACCAGTTGA
- a CDS encoding glycoside hydrolase family 3 N-terminal domain-containing protein translates to MRPTALLLLLTSTSTLLLDVARPSPPLYKNPRAPIADRVRDLLGRMTLEEKVMQMVCINYERKDTLFTKERRLDEGRIRRGYPDGLGQIAVASKIQNVELGAAENARVSNELQRYFVEKTRLGIPVVIHEEGLHGLAGKGSTSFPQPIALAGTFDPALVRQLYAVVGQETRSRGAHQILSPVVDVAREPRWGRCEETFGEDPYLVGEMGVAAVNGLQGDGTYHDKKHVLATLKHFAAHGQPEGGTNTAPVNVSERLLRDVFLYPFQQAVERAHVASVMASYNEIDGVPSHANRWLLTGILRREWGFKGYVVADYFGVKELNWGDGHGHKVAADFADAARQAVNAGVNIELPNPEAYPSLVALVRSKAVLEARIDTLVAKLLEYKFRLGLFEDPYVDAKAAERANGTPAATQLARQAAREAIVLLKNDQQVAPLDLAKYKTIAVIGPNARRTLFGEYSGQQRYFVNVLDGIKQRVGSRAKVLYSEGCKITVSEGWFEDKVVLPTPEADRQSIAEAVKVAQEADIIVLAVGGNEQTSREAWSLTHMGDRADLDLIGRQNELADALAATGKPVVSVVINGAPLAFVNLSQKSTALFECWYLGQETGNAIADVLFGDYSPAGKLSMSIPRSAGQLPVFYNYKLTARRGYAFAEVSPLYPFGFGLSYGQFTFSKPQLTRPEIGPADSTTVSVTVRNASNRPATEIVQLYIRDEVSSVTRPVKELKGFQRVTLQPGKSQVVTLPITPARLGFYDLNYKYTVEPGEFTLMVGNSSRTEDLQTTTLRVRLTDK, encoded by the coding sequence ATGCGCCCAACCGCCCTCCTCCTGCTCCTCACCAGCACCAGCACCTTATTACTAGACGTGGCCCGCCCCTCCCCGCCGCTCTACAAAAACCCCCGCGCCCCCATTGCCGACCGCGTGCGGGACCTGCTTGGCCGCATGACCCTGGAAGAGAAGGTGATGCAGATGGTATGCATTAACTACGAGCGTAAGGACACGCTCTTTACCAAGGAGCGCCGGCTGGATGAGGGCCGCATCCGGCGCGGCTACCCCGACGGGCTGGGGCAAATCGCGGTGGCCAGCAAAATCCAGAATGTGGAGCTGGGCGCGGCCGAAAATGCGCGGGTCAGCAACGAGCTGCAACGCTACTTCGTGGAGAAAACCCGGCTGGGTATTCCCGTGGTGATTCACGAGGAGGGCCTGCACGGGCTGGCGGGCAAGGGCAGCACCAGCTTCCCGCAACCCATTGCACTGGCCGGCACCTTCGACCCCGCCCTGGTGCGGCAACTCTACGCCGTGGTGGGCCAGGAAACGCGCAGCCGCGGCGCGCACCAGATACTCTCGCCGGTAGTGGACGTGGCCCGCGAGCCGCGCTGGGGCCGTTGCGAAGAAACGTTTGGCGAAGACCCGTACCTGGTGGGCGAAATGGGCGTGGCCGCCGTCAACGGCCTGCAGGGCGACGGCACGTACCACGATAAAAAGCACGTGCTGGCCACCCTCAAGCACTTCGCGGCCCACGGCCAGCCCGAGGGCGGCACTAACACGGCCCCCGTCAACGTGTCGGAGCGCCTGCTGCGCGATGTCTTTCTCTACCCCTTCCAGCAGGCCGTGGAGCGCGCCCACGTAGCTAGCGTGATGGCCTCCTACAACGAAATTGACGGGGTGCCCTCGCACGCCAACCGCTGGCTACTGACCGGAATATTGCGTCGCGAGTGGGGCTTTAAAGGCTACGTGGTGGCCGATTACTTCGGCGTAAAAGAGCTGAACTGGGGCGACGGCCACGGCCACAAAGTGGCCGCCGACTTCGCCGACGCGGCACGGCAGGCGGTGAACGCCGGGGTCAATATCGAGCTGCCCAACCCCGAAGCCTACCCCTCGCTGGTGGCGCTGGTGCGCAGCAAAGCCGTGCTCGAAGCCCGCATTGATACGCTGGTAGCCAAGCTGTTGGAATACAAATTCCGGCTGGGCTTGTTCGAGGACCCCTACGTGGATGCCAAGGCCGCCGAGCGGGCCAACGGTACGCCCGCCGCCACCCAGCTGGCACGCCAGGCCGCCCGCGAGGCCATCGTGCTGCTCAAAAACGACCAGCAGGTGGCCCCGCTTGATTTGGCTAAGTACAAGACCATCGCCGTTATCGGCCCCAATGCCCGGCGCACGCTCTTCGGCGAATATAGCGGGCAGCAGCGCTACTTTGTGAACGTGCTCGACGGTATCAAGCAGCGCGTGGGCTCGCGGGCTAAGGTGCTGTACAGCGAGGGCTGCAAAATCACCGTCAGCGAGGGCTGGTTTGAGGATAAAGTGGTGCTGCCCACCCCCGAGGCCGACCGCCAGAGCATCGCCGAAGCCGTGAAAGTGGCGCAGGAGGCCGATATTATCGTGCTGGCGGTGGGTGGCAACGAGCAGACTTCCCGCGAAGCCTGGTCGCTCACGCATATGGGCGATCGCGCCGACCTCGACCTAATTGGCCGCCAGAACGAGCTGGCCGACGCGCTGGCCGCCACCGGCAAGCCCGTGGTGTCGGTGGTTATCAACGGCGCGCCGCTCGCCTTCGTCAACCTCAGCCAGAAGTCCACTGCCCTGTTCGAATGCTGGTATCTGGGCCAGGAAACCGGCAACGCCATCGCCGACGTGTTGTTTGGCGACTACTCGCCGGCCGGCAAGCTTAGTATGTCCATTCCGCGCTCGGCGGGCCAGCTACCGGTGTTCTACAACTACAAGCTCACGGCGCGGCGCGGCTACGCCTTTGCCGAGGTGTCGCCGCTCTACCCCTTCGGCTTCGGCCTGAGCTACGGGCAGTTTACGTTTAGCAAGCCTCAGCTGACCCGGCCCGAAATCGGCCCCGCGGACTCTACTACTGTGTCGGTAACGGTGCGCAACGCGAGCAACCGGCCGGCCACGGAAATCGTGCAGCTCTACATCCGCGACGAGGTCAGCTCCGTCACTCGGCCCGTGAAGGAGCTGAAAGGCTTTCAGCGCGTTACGCTGCAACCCGGCAAGAGCCAAGTAGTTACCCTGCCCATCACCCCGGCCCGACTAGGCTTCTACGACCTGAACTACAAGTACACCGTGGAACCCGGCGAGTTTACATTGATGGTGGGCAACTCGTCGCGCACGGAGGACTTGCAGACCACGACGCTGCGCGTACGCCTAACGGATAAGTAG
- a CDS encoding family 43 glycosylhydrolase, with protein sequence MLIRIIAFLMLLAGAAPAVAQQHPAMYYSDSTHRANPTAKDPSVVRFQGRYLLYYSVPVTPEQWGIGIAASTDLTHWTKVGEIPPTQEYEKKGLCAPNALIINGKINLFYQTYGTGPKDAICHAVSTDGLHFVRDASNPVFHPTGAWTVGRAIDAEVVAFRNRYFMYFATRDPAYQIQMQGVAATSSLQTDFGHAAWQQLADSSILRPRLPWETKCIEGATCLRRGKWLYMFYAGGYNNEPQQIGVARSRDGVRWTRLSDQPFLRNGPPGSWNSSESGHPAIFRDDDGRTYLFYQGNNDHGRTWYFSKVEVKWQHNQPYLADAGAK encoded by the coding sequence ATGTTAATCAGAATAATTGCCTTCCTGATGCTGCTTGCGGGCGCGGCCCCGGCCGTGGCCCAGCAGCACCCGGCCATGTATTACAGCGACAGTACCCACCGGGCCAATCCCACCGCCAAAGACCCCAGTGTGGTACGCTTCCAGGGCCGCTACCTGCTGTATTATTCCGTGCCCGTCACGCCCGAGCAGTGGGGCATCGGCATTGCCGCCTCCACCGACCTCACCCACTGGACCAAAGTCGGGGAGATTCCGCCAACGCAGGAGTACGAGAAGAAGGGCCTCTGCGCGCCCAATGCACTAATTATTAATGGAAAGATAAATCTGTTTTACCAAACCTACGGGACCGGCCCCAAGGATGCCATCTGCCACGCCGTCTCTACCGATGGCCTGCACTTCGTCCGCGATGCCTCCAACCCGGTTTTTCACCCCACCGGGGCCTGGACGGTGGGCCGCGCCATCGACGCAGAGGTGGTCGCCTTCCGCAACCGCTACTTTATGTACTTCGCCACCCGCGACCCCGCATACCAGATTCAAATGCAGGGCGTGGCCGCCACCAGCAGCCTGCAAACCGACTTTGGCCATGCCGCCTGGCAGCAACTCGCCGACTCGTCCATCCTGCGCCCCCGGCTGCCTTGGGAAACCAAGTGCATCGAAGGCGCTACGTGCTTGCGGCGCGGCAAATGGCTCTACATGTTCTACGCCGGCGGCTATAATAATGAGCCCCAGCAGATTGGCGTAGCCCGCAGCCGCGATGGCGTGCGCTGGACCCGTCTCTCCGACCAGCCTTTCCTACGCAACGGCCCGCCCGGCTCCTGGAACTCCAGCGAGTCGGGCCACCCCGCTATTTTCCGCGACGACGACGGGCGCACCTACCTCTTTTATCAGGGCAATAATGACCATGGTCGCACCTGGTATTTTTCCAAAGTGGAAGTAAAGTGGCAGCACAACCAGCCCTATTTGGCGGATGCTGGGGCAAAATAG
- a CDS encoding glycosyl hydrolase 115 family protein: MIVNFEWPLTRLLRLLVSATLACLATPTPARAAPVRPIVVNATTDGTAFRLAQGGRSAPIFVDTADAEVVHIAARCLAADVASVAGTQPTVSTQPPKPADYAVFMGTLGRNALIDKLVVTHKIDVAGLKGQWESYNILTVENPVRGIKHGLVLVGSDRRGTAYAAFTLAEALGVSPWQWWADVRPAHQAALWVRAGAHPQPAPAVKYRGVFLNDEDWGLQPWAAKTYEPETNDIGPKTYAKVCELLLRLRANYLWPAMHPSTKPFNSFPGNKVVADQYAIVMGASHHEPMLRNTYEYDEKQLGPWNYARNRQHIYDFWDQRVVTNGKYENLYTVGMRGLNDSGMPGENTTAAKIKVLEEVFADQRRMLAQHVNPDPTKVPQVFVPYKEVLDLYRSGLKVPDDVTLMWVDDNHGYIRQLSTPQEQKRSGGSGVYYHLSYWGEPEDYLWLSTTAPALVWEEMTKAYDYQARTVWLVNVGDLKPAEIGTEFFMRLAWDPDQFRHFNQLHYLQAWAACTFGAAQGPAIGQVLDEYYRLNSVARPEMLQPTRTGFSAVAYGDEAGQRLAALARLVRQTDSLYAQTEPRLKDAFYELVAYPVRAASLMNVKTLQAERSRLYAAQGRASANRYAAEAEAAFAQIKRETQFYNTQMAGGKWNHIMSYQPRDRAAYQMPPVGHVAPGPAAGLRVAVEGTEAVATAPSTLPSFTAGLAEQHFFDVFDTGPPPLAWQATASAPWIQLNPASGTAADEARVWVRVDWARAPAGATLAGTVTVRGAGASRVISLTANRPVGLVDFKGFIEENGAVAIEAAHFSRARPGAAAAWTVVPGLGRLGDAVTPLPATAPSLDTTAAALRQAPRLEYDLQLFTPGPVAITAYCRPTHTIHAGRGLRYAIALNDEPPRIVSLESEEYSQVWAGNILRTAALGQSQHRVAAPGRQVLKIWMVDPGVVLDKLVLRTQPQPLPPSFLGPPETAYPAAR; this comes from the coding sequence ATGATAGTTAATTTTGAGTGGCCGCTTACTCGCCTGCTCCGGCTCCTGGTCAGCGCCACGCTGGCTTGCCTGGCCACGCCTACCCCCGCCCGGGCGGCCCCCGTGCGGCCCATCGTAGTCAACGCCACCACCGACGGCACGGCCTTCCGACTGGCCCAGGGAGGAAGGTCAGCCCCCATTTTTGTGGACACCGCCGATGCCGAAGTAGTGCATATTGCCGCCCGCTGCCTGGCCGCCGACGTGGCCAGCGTGGCGGGCACCCAACCCACCGTGTCAACCCAGCCGCCCAAGCCGGCCGATTACGCCGTTTTTATGGGCACGTTGGGTCGTAATGCGCTGATTGACAAGCTAGTAGTGACGCATAAAATTGACGTGGCCGGCCTGAAAGGCCAGTGGGAATCCTACAACATATTGACGGTGGAAAACCCCGTGCGGGGCATCAAGCACGGGCTGGTGCTGGTGGGCAGCGACCGGCGCGGAACGGCCTACGCGGCCTTCACGCTGGCCGAGGCCCTGGGCGTGTCGCCTTGGCAGTGGTGGGCCGACGTGCGGCCCGCGCACCAAGCGGCGTTGTGGGTGCGGGCCGGCGCGCACCCGCAGCCCGCGCCGGCAGTGAAGTATCGGGGTGTGTTTCTCAATGATGAGGACTGGGGCCTGCAGCCCTGGGCCGCCAAAACCTATGAACCCGAAACCAACGACATCGGGCCCAAAACCTACGCCAAGGTGTGCGAATTGCTGCTGCGCCTGCGGGCCAACTACCTGTGGCCGGCCATGCACCCCTCCACTAAGCCATTCAACTCGTTTCCGGGCAATAAGGTGGTGGCCGACCAGTACGCCATCGTGATGGGGGCCTCGCACCACGAGCCCATGCTGCGCAACACCTACGAGTACGACGAAAAGCAGCTAGGGCCCTGGAACTACGCCCGCAACCGCCAGCATATCTACGACTTCTGGGACCAGCGAGTCGTTACCAACGGCAAGTACGAAAACCTCTACACCGTGGGTATGCGCGGCCTCAACGACAGCGGGATGCCGGGCGAAAACACCACCGCCGCCAAAATCAAGGTGCTCGAAGAGGTGTTTGCCGACCAGCGCCGGATGTTGGCCCAGCACGTCAACCCCGACCCGACCAAAGTGCCACAGGTATTCGTGCCCTACAAGGAAGTGCTGGACCTGTACCGCAGCGGCCTTAAAGTGCCCGACGACGTGACCCTGATGTGGGTGGATGACAACCATGGCTACATCCGCCAACTCTCAACGCCGCAGGAGCAAAAGCGCAGTGGCGGCAGCGGCGTGTACTACCACCTCTCGTACTGGGGCGAGCCCGAAGACTACCTCTGGCTGAGTACTACCGCCCCCGCGCTGGTTTGGGAAGAGATGACCAAAGCCTATGACTACCAGGCCCGTACCGTGTGGTTGGTGAACGTGGGCGACCTCAAGCCCGCCGAAATCGGCACCGAGTTTTTCATGCGTCTAGCCTGGGACCCGGACCAGTTTCGCCACTTCAACCAGCTCCACTACTTGCAGGCGTGGGCCGCGTGCACCTTCGGGGCGGCGCAGGGGCCAGCTATCGGGCAGGTGCTGGACGAGTATTACCGCCTGAACTCGGTGGCGCGGCCCGAGATGCTGCAGCCCACCCGCACCGGCTTCAGCGCCGTGGCCTACGGCGACGAGGCCGGGCAGCGCCTCGCGGCCCTGGCCCGGCTGGTGCGGCAAACCGATTCGCTCTACGCCCAAACCGAGCCCCGGCTCAAAGATGCCTTTTACGAGCTGGTGGCCTACCCCGTGCGCGCCGCTAGCTTAATGAACGTCAAGACCTTGCAGGCCGAACGCAGCCGCCTCTATGCCGCTCAGGGCCGCGCCAGCGCCAACCGTTACGCCGCCGAAGCCGAAGCGGCATTCGCCCAAATCAAGCGGGAAACTCAGTTTTACAATACCCAGATGGCTGGCGGCAAGTGGAACCACATCATGTCGTACCAGCCTCGCGACCGGGCCGCCTACCAAATGCCGCCCGTGGGCCACGTAGCGCCCGGCCCGGCGGCCGGCCTCAGGGTGGCCGTGGAGGGCACCGAAGCAGTGGCTACCGCGCCCAGCACGCTACCTTCCTTCACCGCCGGGCTAGCCGAACAGCATTTCTTCGACGTATTTGACACCGGCCCCCCGCCGCTGGCCTGGCAAGCCACGGCCAGCGCGCCTTGGATTCAGCTCAACCCAGCCAGCGGCACCGCGGCCGACGAGGCGCGGGTATGGGTGCGCGTGGACTGGGCCCGCGCGCCCGCTGGGGCCACCCTGGCGGGCACCGTCACGGTGCGCGGCGCGGGGGCCAGCCGGGTAATCAGCCTTACCGCCAACCGGCCCGTCGGACTAGTTGATTTCAAAGGTTTTATCGAAGAAAACGGAGCAGTGGCCATTGAGGCCGCGCACTTCTCGCGGGCGCGGCCGGGCGCGGCCGCTGCCTGGACGGTAGTGCCCGGCCTGGGCCGCCTGGGCGATGCCGTGACACCGCTGCCGGCCACCGCGCCCAGCCTCGACACCACGGCGGCGGCCCTGCGCCAGGCCCCGCGCCTAGAGTATGACTTGCAGTTGTTTACGCCCGGTCCGGTGGCCATTACGGCGTATTGCCGGCCCACCCATACCATTCATGCCGGGCGCGGGCTGCGCTACGCCATCGCCCTCAACGACGAGCCGCCCCGCATTGTCAGCCTCGAATCGGAAGAATACAGCCAGGTGTGGGCGGGTAATATCCTGCGCACCGCCGCCCTGGGCCAGAGTCAGCACCGCGTGGCCGCGCCCGGCCGCCAGGTACTGAAAATCTGGATGGTGGACCCCGGCGTGGTGCTCGATAAGCTGGTGCTGCGCACGCAACCGCAACCGCTGCCGCCCAGCTTCCTAGGCCCCCCCGAAACAGCCTACCCCGCCGCCCGATAG
- a CDS encoding RagB/SusD family nutrient uptake outer membrane protein: MKTRYKLLLPLLLLSATACKKEFLDEQPLDFLSTTNSYNTLANFQAATNNLYSLVRIEFYTRNETAPMDYLYGTDIVFDGSPSVDRFTNYAATLDPSATLANTHWQGLYKIVAEANTIISRLPTSAVGDADQKVVEGRARFFRAFAYRTLTYMYGDVPLVTAEVTSAAYNYTRAPQADVYKQAIADLTIAAANLPGPTAVRDGEISNAAAQHLLAEVALAAGQYQQAVTAATAVIGDPNMKLMRARFGSTAGVMPGDVYYDLFRRNNQNRSAGNTEGIWVVQFETDLPGGSATSTGFLGSALYERHFGVGLGSFVTGGVSPFRWPTGDLHGGRGVALGLSTKYFSNTIWASDFTTDMRNANHNFVRVFTYNNPATPAYYGKTVSTESPPADVVVPSRPFSAYQSKVTTPGQHPAALYIDPATLYLKSSAGGTYADQYMFRLPETYLIRAEAYLKLNNLTAAAADLNFVRARANASPVAPGSVNIDYILDERMRELGVEEKRRLTLMRLGLLYDRVKKCNPYYADIQPRFNLLPIPSSEIERNREVKLPQNPGY; encoded by the coding sequence ATGAAAACCCGCTACAAACTGCTGCTGCCGTTGCTACTGCTCAGCGCCACCGCCTGCAAAAAAGAGTTTCTGGACGAGCAGCCCTTGGACTTTCTCAGCACCACCAATTCTTACAACACGCTGGCCAATTTTCAGGCCGCCACCAACAACCTCTACAGCCTGGTTCGCATCGAGTTCTACACCCGCAACGAAACCGCGCCGATGGATTATCTCTACGGCACCGATATCGTGTTTGACGGCTCGCCCTCGGTGGACCGCTTTACCAACTACGCCGCCACACTCGACCCTTCAGCCACGCTCGCCAACACTCATTGGCAGGGGCTGTATAAAATTGTGGCCGAGGCCAATACGATAATCTCACGGCTGCCGACTTCAGCCGTGGGCGATGCCGACCAGAAAGTGGTGGAAGGCCGGGCGCGGTTTTTCCGAGCCTTCGCCTACCGCACGCTCACGTATATGTATGGCGACGTGCCGCTGGTGACGGCGGAGGTAACGAGCGCAGCCTATAACTACACCCGCGCGCCGCAAGCCGACGTGTATAAGCAAGCCATTGCCGACCTGACGATTGCGGCGGCTAACTTGCCTGGTCCCACAGCCGTGCGCGACGGCGAAATTAGCAACGCCGCCGCCCAGCACCTACTGGCCGAAGTGGCGCTGGCGGCCGGGCAGTACCAGCAGGCCGTGACGGCCGCCACGGCAGTTATTGGCGACCCAAATATGAAGCTGATGCGTGCCCGCTTCGGCTCGACTGCCGGGGTAATGCCCGGCGACGTGTACTACGACCTATTTCGGCGTAACAACCAGAACCGCTCGGCCGGCAACACGGAAGGCATCTGGGTGGTGCAGTTTGAAACCGACCTGCCGGGCGGCAGCGCCACCTCAACCGGTTTCCTGGGCTCGGCCCTCTATGAGCGGCACTTCGGAGTGGGGCTGGGTAGCTTCGTAACGGGTGGCGTATCGCCCTTCCGCTGGCCCACCGGCGACTTGCACGGCGGCCGAGGCGTGGCACTGGGCCTCTCGACCAAGTACTTCTCCAATACCATCTGGGCCAGTGACTTCACCACCGACATGCGCAATGCTAACCACAATTTTGTGCGCGTTTTCACCTATAACAACCCCGCTACCCCGGCCTACTACGGCAAGACGGTTTCGACTGAGAGCCCACCCGCCGACGTTGTTGTGCCCAGCCGGCCGTTTTCGGCCTACCAGTCGAAGGTGACGACGCCGGGCCAGCACCCGGCCGCTCTCTATATCGACCCGGCTACACTCTACCTCAAGTCGAGCGCCGGCGGCACCTACGCCGACCAGTACATGTTTCGGCTGCCCGAAACGTACCTGATACGCGCCGAGGCCTACCTGAAGCTCAACAACCTCACCGCCGCCGCCGCCGACCTCAACTTCGTTCGGGCGCGGGCCAATGCTTCGCCCGTGGCGCCCGGCAGCGTGAACATCGACTACATCCTGGATGAACGGATGCGCGAGCTGGGCGTGGAAGAAAAGCGCCGCCTCACGCTCATGCGCCTGGGCCTGCTCTACGACCGGGTGAAGAAGTGCAACCCGTACTACGCTGATATTCAGCCCCGATTCAATTTGCTTCCCATCCCGTCTTCGGAGATTGAGCGCAACCGGGAAGTGAAGCTGCCGCAGAATCCGGGCTACTGA